The region CCTTTGGTGAGCAGGACAGgaaatattgtttaacatgattggGAAAcaagacagcagcagacagacaaacattctAACAAACAGTTCATGACAGAAGACGTACGAGACCAATGATATGTGATGGTGtctgctaatttattacaaaacaCAAAGCACCTACAATATTTATATTGACCCCTTGTTTCCTGCAGTGTAGCATTTGTCTTCACAGTGATTTAATTATGAACATTTTGTTTAGACAGTCACATCAAATTAACCATTGTAGCTTACTGAAAAACAATACAAACacagacattcacagccattagaCTTAAACCCACACAAAAAAATTAAACGAGTATCAACAAACATCAGCAAATTGAGTGAAAAATAGAATTTAATATTttaaatacagtattttttttaaatacaaatattgaTTAGAATTTTTCCATATTATAAGCTTTAGTACTActattaattatttttattacTGTTGATGTTTAATTTACATTATGTGACTATACAAGGAAATGTGAAACTGAGTTTTGGTAATTTCTTGTATTGCTCATTTACGTCAATGTACACAAACATACTAACAACTAGCAATGACTTTACATCCTCTACATTGTGATAGTCTAAATCCCCCCCACCAACCATACCTATATATGACAGACAAAGTGGCATTACATATTTCGTATCTCTATGAAAACACTACctttgtattattatattagaGTTAATATTGACACAAACATGAACTTTATTAAActgtacacatttttttttttttattcagtctttgagaaacaaaatacaaaaattatgATAGAACACATAACAAATCAGACAGCAAGATATAGTACAGTTGAAACAATTGTCGCCTGGTGTTACTTTTTAATTTAAAAACCTGAATTACAATAATGGAGCCACAAATGGTCATCAAACGCAAACATCCACAGCCACGAAGAAACATCCACAGCCACGAAGAACAGAACTAAATCTCGAACATTTGTTTGGGAGTTTCCAGACTGCAAAATCTCCTCTCACAACTAGGTGGGGTAATTGAGAGGAGAGTATGTTAATTCAACATGGTTGAATTAACATACTAAAGAAAATGGGTTTTCTTCAATGCATTATCAGAAGAAAAAATCTATTTCAGTAATGAATTTGAAACACATAACATTCACAATGGATTGCCTTATTCAGGTATTTCAGTACCAAACTTTCAGAGTTTAACAGTCTTATTTTAGTACCAAACTTTCCAAGCGTAACAATCTAAACTCAAGATTAAAATCCTGTAGAAAAAAACAGATACTCAAgtatgaatttcaattaacagtggcAATTAGTTGAATCTATCCCATCATTCATGTCAGGGACTACCACATTTACTGGATTCAGCTCTCATGGGCTTTTTTGCCATGCGCTAAAGTTCTCAACAGTGAAAATACACAGTCATAACTTATTTCTAGTAATACAGCACCCAACATGTATGGTTTAGAGTCTACATCATACATGTTGGGTGCTGTATTACTAGAAATGTTATGACATTGTAGACTGAATTAGCATTTTGCTGCTCTGATTGATTTACAATCAAATTCTTCCTCAACAAGTGGCCAAAAGACCAACAGTCCAGGCCCTTTACATTTTGCCATTTCTGGTAGCTTACAGACACTGTAGCTTACAGAAACTGTAAGAGCTCTGAATAGATACATGTATATCACCAATCAAGCCCATAAAACAGAGTAAACAGACAAATAGAAACTATGAGAAGGATTAAAAGGAGGGTCTCAGTCAGAGTGGCTGTAGATTCCCATATGAGGCTGAATGTGTTGCATTTCATGTTGCTCTAAACCCCATTTGGGCACTATTAGGCTTGCAGTTCAAAGGTCATACACAGTACGAAGACCTCCAGGTCAAAACAACAGAAGTCCCTTTCTTCAGTCTTTCAGCGGCTGCAAGAGGAGAAGCAAACTGTTCCGCTGAAACGAcacctcatatatatatatatatatatatatataaaaaactgttTAAATTCCTAATTTTAGCCCCAAACCGATTTGATCACTAATAATGGCAGTCAGTTAATCAAACTAATGGTTTTAAACAGCACATTCCATCTGAATCAGAGGGGTTGGAGAGGACCAGTGAAGAGATCTGGAGAATCAAGCATCCAATGAAAACATGCTCAGGAGCCATTGTAGTTCCCCTCTGACCCAATCTTCTTTATTCACTCTGTTATGGCCAGGCTGACCAAGAAAGTAGAACAGTTGCTTTTTCCCCTGATCTTGCCGCTTCAGTGTGGTGCCAACACTGCAAAATGACAGcgcaccttctctctctcacatacactcacacaaagGCTTGCGCATAATTCATTTTTTTGTATGCCTATTGGGACTACTTACAgtataaataaaatcaaacaacTTCCAAGTACAGCGACACTTCAACACTTTGTTGACAATCATCATATTCCCTTTTCTTGGACTAATAACCATTTGCACAGCCTTTTATAAGCTGTTTTTCCACACCCACCCTGCCACCTAGGCCTATACGTATAGCCAGTCATTGCCTAACCAGTTACcactattattttattttgtctgcAACTTTTTTGTATGTAAAGTATTGTATTGCTTTAAAAATATTGCAAGTAATTCCTATGAGTAAATTGTAAGACTGTGCGTCTGTGTATGTAGACTAACCTACTACTCTTATGGGTGCATGTTGGTCTGACCCTATACTGCAGTCTTTGTAAATGGTTGTTTCTTTGCCTGGTATTTTAGTATGGCTTTTGTGTGGAGGGAGATATTGCATTTTTCACAATCAAGACTCAGCCACAAGGTTACAGTCTGGTCTTAGATATCTAACTGCAGTCCTTCAGTAGTTTATGATGTGAagcttacccactgggcacacacactggttgaaattacattgaaccaacatggaatagacattgaattgacgtctgtgcccagtgctACAAATGAAAAACCTTAGTGATACTGGAAATCTAATATGATTCTGACAATCAAACTGACTATGTCTTGGACTCTTTCAATGAAGTTTGGCAGTCAGGTATTAAGGAGTTAAACTCCACCATCAACCTCCACTGAGGGCATCTACAACATGTATACATGTTTTCTCCATTTTTTTAACACCATTTTGAATCTCTGAAGAGGCCAGAGATTATCTCCACATTCTTCATGGTCAAAATCTAAGACAAACCTCTCCGTTCACAGCAGCCAGCCATTCACTCTGCAGATTGCCCGTCTCTCATCGTGCCCTTGCATCCGCTCTCCTTggcttctcctcatcctcccttctctctagGGCGAGTCCATCATGGCTTCCAgcatctctaggaagagtttgtgcatgGGCACGCCGCCTCGGGTCTTGATGCTGTAGAAGGTGGTGAGGGCGCGACCAGCTGTCTGGCggaggagggggagggtgaggaggaggcgCCCCACCCGCTGGGGGTCCTCGGGATGTCGCTGGCACTCCATCTCCAACAGGGTCTGGTGGAGGAGGTCCCTCAGCTTCTGCACCGCCTCCATGTCCTCTATGTACACAGAGTCTGGCACGGGAAAGGGGGAGCATGGTCAGACTGTATATCAGTGGGGGAAGAGGGTGTTTGGTGTTTTTTTCtaaatgatttattttatctttTGGAGAGATGGTTTTGTAAGATTGTGTTTGTCAGAGAATGTGGATGATTAAGGAACAGAACACACCAGTCCAGACTAATGACCATCTTTGTATTTGCATAACAAATAGTGCCTTTGTGGGTTAAGCAGACCGTGGGGGTGAATCTTCTGTTTACAGTAATTGTCTGTCAGTCCCTCAGGGCTGAAGTTATTTTCATCAACAATCTCCTCAAAAATGGAGACTATGACACAGATCTTTACTAATCTGTCTTCTCTGATTTCTTGAgttgtattttcttttaaataaaCAGTTGGACATAAACTGTTGCTTAACGAAACTGAAAGTGGAATAGTGCTTCAAATAAAGCATGTCGTCATATTAGCAACTAATTGTACATATGGAGGGTTCGGTATTTCAGTCTCACCTACTGCTTTCATCACATTTTCATGTTGTGACACTCCACATAATGCTGATTGTAAAGGTATTCTAGGATTATACTTTTGTATAGCTAGTTTACCGGAGTTGGTGAGTGCGATGGCTTTGAGCATGACAAACTCCTCCCGGTCCAGCTGCAGGGAGCGGAAGCGTCGGGCCAGCTGGCTGATGGCTGCGTTGAGCTCTGTCAGTCCAGCCACGCGGGACATCTCCTCGTCAAGGACAAAGTCCTCAGCGAACACTACCTCATCCTCACAGCCCAGGGAGCGGAAGGCCACACCCAGCACCAGCACCTCCAACCATACGGACTGCAGCACCGACATCTGGTCTGCCAGCGACAGCGACAGGAAGCCTACAGGGGGGGACAGGGTAGACTGACTGATCAATCACTAGGCAAAAAGCTGATACAACGAGACAGCATTCTAGTCCCTGATCATGGCATAGTGAACCACTGCAGGGCTACTGATAAGAGTTGAGGGCTAGTTCCCACTAACTTATTTCACCTTACTTTCCATACTTTCCGCCATTCTCTTCCCATGCCGATCTCCCTCCCCACCAATCCCTCTTCCCTGCCCCCCTTACCGGGGATGTGTTTGGCCCAGCCGATGATGACGACCAGTTCGCGGTCGGCGAGGTcacagagggtggtgagtgtgCGCTGAGCCGTATCAGGCTGCAGGGGGTCAGGCATGGCAAACAGTTTCTCTGGCTCTGCCACCAGGAGGTGGGACACGATGATGTTGGAGGAGCCTGGGTCACGCACACAAACAGAAAGCAAAGGTCATGGCACAACTGATGTTACATTTACCATAAAACAAAGAACAAAGGCACTATGTTAATCTAAACTCATCCTTATGTGGAAAGAGTTCCATGATGTTACAGAAATGAAGGGTCTCTGGAAAAACAGACTGCACAGTTAAGAGTGTTTCTTAACAAACTCTGAAAATGTCTCCTGAACAATCTCCTACCTTTTTCCCCTTCCTTCCTAAGCGGTAGAGGGGTACTCTGGTAGGTCGCATTCTCCACCTCTGGACGCCTTTTATacttctgtctccctcctctgacCCGGTCCAGACGGACTCctgcaacacacaacaccacgacAATGAATAGAAAGTgataaggagagtgagagagagaaaaagagacaaacAAACTCCCTTTGTTTGGGGAAGTATGGAGATTAAAAAAAGGCAGATCTTAATCAAATAACTACTTTCCACACTGCATCAAACAGTGTCTCCAGACCAGACCAGTCCAGACCACCAGTTAAGGGCTCTGGGTCATACACTCACCCTCTTTTAGCATGCCTACTTTAAGGCACTTGGTGAAGCGGCACGCCTGGCAAGCCTTTCTGCGCCTCTTGGTGATCTCACATTCGTTTGACGCCGGACAGCTATATTCAATGTTACCTTAGGTAAGGCAAGGAGGTggaaagaaggacagagagaaggagaataaACAAACAATAGCGATATGAGACTTCTGTCAAAGCAATCAAGGTCTATCCCATTTCATTCATTATACTGGATTGCAAAAACGCACAAGACACACACTCAACTTCACCCACATCCTTACCCTGGATGGTTCTCTTGAAGAAGGCCTTGCAGGCTTCACACGAGGCTACACCGTAGTGGTAGCCAGATCCTACATCTCCACACACTAAACACAGTCTCTTGGGAAGTGTGCTCAGGGCATACTTGCACCGCCCTCCTCCGCTACCTGTGGATCCCTCCTCCGCCCCATCACCACCCTCCTCCTTGAAGTGGCACCGCAGGGCCGGTGTGTACAGAGGGGGTGAGTAGCGCCCAACCCCGTCTCCTCTTGTCCCACCTCCACCACTCTGGGAGGAGTCTGAGGAGGCTCCCCCTGGGCTGGCCcggcctcctccacctccctctggaCTGCTGGGCTCTGCCTTGATGTACAGGTCTGACCGACGCTCCCTTGAAGACATGATCACTGcagacagaggggagaaagaTAGGGGGTGTGAGACAGAGGTATTAGACTGTCACACATCCATTTCTGAGTCACCTTTTCATTACATGTTAGTATCAATACACCCCTCCAGACAACCAGGACCATCATAAGGAGACAACATAAAAATAATCAAAGCTGTTCCCTCAATGCTGAATTATATTACTCGCTTGACATCTGACAAGTCACGGCGAAGACACCTTTGGGTTGACTGACAAGCATCAACAGAGAGCTGCAAAGACTGAACATAATACACACTGCAATATGCCTCCTTTTCCCTTATTAAAAGCAAAAACAAACTGTAGGCTTTCACAGTGTTGGATTCGAGGTTAAACTTGGAACACTGTTATACTCAGAAGTATAGGAACATTAGTTACAaaagagacatgaggggtgccataaCGAAGTTTGGGAGGGGCTGAGCGCAGGGAAAACAATCGCATGTGACAGTACTGATAAGGGGAGAAACCGTTGAAGGCTCATATCACTTAGTTCCCTGCTTAGCAATAATTATGCAATGTTTAGCGATAatgaggagactccacccaaagtggggtatGAATACCACCACGGGGGAAGCCATGCCTTTGTCTGAATTACAACTGATCTGGACTCTTTGGTTTGATAAAAAATCATGATGAATCCTGCCGACAACGccaactgttaggttctaattttcagagtaaataactcacggacactagaaaagcttaaccaagttgaattcttcccaaagggtcgattcagctgtaattcagacaaagaCATGGCTTCCCCCGTGGTGGTAATCataccccactttgggtggagtctcctccttatcgCTAAACATTGCATCATTCTTGCTAGGCGATGGGAGGAAAAACAACGACAGTTACATATCGTAATATCAATTTGGACAATATTACATTGGAGTCAAAGTATGTTAGCTAGAGCTGGTTGGCTGCATCTGCGGcaaaactctggtatttttcCTAAtttagcttgttctccatcttctttttaaatagtgagccaacatgttttcaacaCCTTTATTtcaatgactgatcaaaactaatgTTCTCATGCTCTCATGCTCTCAGCAGTAGACATATTTGGAACATGAAATCGCAATATTGAATCGCAATAAATATAGAATCGTggaaatcgcaatacatatcgtatcggcacctaagtattgtgatatcGTATCGTGGGGTCCCTGGCGATTCCCAGCCCTACTGCAGTGTGGGTACCTATTGCCTCATAAATATGCAACAACTAGTAGCCTATAAGACAAATGGCTGCACACCAGCAGAGAATAATTTGACATAACAATAATGGGATATTTTGaattacgagagagagagagagagagagaaataggcgagcgagatggagacagagaaggggaagggagagCGTGTTCAAGCATGCATGCGTGTGAGAGTACCTTATGTACCGTATTTGAGTGCTAAAATGCTAAGGGATGTGAGAGAGACCATAATCCCAGCTCCAACCTACTCTGACCTCTCCAGATTAGGGTCATTAATCCAGAGCAGAGTAGCAGCAATCCCTTAACCCCATAAGGAATCCCAGTAAGGAGATGGACGACACTCCCAACACTCTCCATTATGACGCACTGAACCTACAAACAGCATTAGAGACAGTTGTGCATGGCCGATTATCACTCAATCATCTGAACAACTGAAGAAAGAGAACACTTTCAAAATGCAATGCAAAAATGTTACTTAAAGAGATTCTGGGATTGtgacagcacacagcacacagacagggaTTGTGTAAAACGGGGATCCTGTCTCTGAACTCTACACTGTAGGCCACTGGTCCTACCCTTCTCCTCCTTTCCACAGATCAGCAGGAGGTGTTGCAATGTGGGCCAATGTACTTTGGTTGGTCCAGTGGCCAAATGCTTCTCACACACCATTCACTATGGCCTGTAATCTTTACGCCTTTACGTAACACGTCAActatgacattactaccctggcCCCAACCCCACCTCTCTACTATTTGTAACAGGAGTTACAGTCCAACTGCaaaggagggagagacacaggcACAGATGCTTTCTAGTAAAATATATCCATGCCAAGAATTTCACACCCTGTTCTAGCTCCCATCTTTGGCATAGATGACCATTTATTATTTGTGAAGCTATTCAATAATTACAATGTTCTGATAATGATGATCCCACCCGGTAAATAATACTCTCATGACTTTTAAGAAATTAACATATTCAAGAGTGATAAAATGAAGTGGTAAAACAGAGATTTCAATTATCTGACAATGATCTGACAAATGCTGAGGTCTTCACGCCTATTTGTCAGAATGAGCCTTCACAATATAATCTGTCACCCTCGCTGAACTCAAAGAGACAACCGGAAGAAGCCCCCGCAATATTCAATAAAATGTGCAGTGCAtgtgagttagctagctagctgtgttagCAGCTATGCATTTACTAACTATTTTTTTGTGTACTTTAATTCGGGCAAAGCCATTCGTGGGACGGTgagaggcaggttggtcaggtaAAGGAAAAGGTGTAGATAATAAGAAAAGGAATGCCACGTCCCTATTATTTTTCCTGACTTTATAaggaatttagctagctagctaacgttagacagTATCACAGTTAGCCGTTATAGCAAGTGAAGTTCCATGTGTGGCGTTTGCACATTCTTACATATAATGAGCTAGCCTTCCAGCTAATATTCCCTATCTAGATCTGTGTTGGATGTTCAGTTATCTAGCTGAATTTAAAACGTATATTTAGATAACTAGCTAGGTAATCCCAAATTGAAGTCCTAAAGAAAATATACTAGTAACGttactatagctagctaacgttagcaatcaATGTGTATTGTTGGCTTTCCTCATCAGGTGACATTAACTTAcctctagccagctagctatctcCCTCAATGTAGCTTTAGTTCCCCAAGTATTTGCTTTCCCTCGGCGATATTATCACGCAGGTTTGTGTTGTTGAGGCTACACAACGTAGCTAACATGTTATAACGCGTCTAAAACGTGTCATGATCCTCAAACGTGTCGAAATCGAATGTTGGTTTTCAGACAGGAGGAGATGGGAAGTCTGATGCATAATAGGAAGTAGTCAACGTAATAGTCATTCAATGAAAGACTGAGACATGGGTTACTGTCTACCCCAGCCTACTACAGTATGCCTTAGTAGCATAGCTAAAAGTCTTTATAAAAAGCAAACACATCATAAATAACAACTTTAATTTGACAAATAATGGCAACTTTTTGATCTGTGAAATCATTAAACTCTTCAAACTTTTATCAAGCATATCCTCCACAGGCTGAGTGTATGTAGTCCTACACTTTGTCAGTGCTTAAAGTCAATCAGTTTGACCATATCTTAAAATAGTTTCAGCAAACTTCACAACCACATTAATAGATCAGATCACTATTGAA is a window of Salvelinus sp. IW2-2015 linkage group LG5, ASM291031v2, whole genome shotgun sequence DNA encoding:
- the LOC111964183 gene encoding steroid hormone receptor ERR1; translated protein: MSSRERRSDLYIKAEPSSPEGGGGGRASPGGASSDSSQSGGGGTRGDGVGRYSPPLYTPALRCHFKEEGGDGAEEGSTGSGGGRCKYALSTLPKRLCLVCGDVGSGYHYGVASCEACKAFFKRTIQGNIEYSCPASNECEITKRRRKACQACRFTKCLKVGMLKEGVRLDRVRGGRQKYKRRPEVENATYQSTPLPLRKEGEKGSSNIIVSHLLVAEPEKLFAMPDPLQPDTAQRTLTTLCDLADRELVVIIGWAKHIPGFLSLSLADQMSVLQSVWLEVLVLGVAFRSLGCEDEVVFAEDFVLDEEMSRVAGLTELNAAISQLARRFRSLQLDREEFVMLKAIALTNSDSVYIEDMEAVQKLRDLLHQTLLEMECQRHPEDPQRVGRLLLTLPLLRQTAGRALTTFYSIKTRGGVPMHKLFLEMLEAMMDSP